A genomic stretch from Primulina huaijiensis chloroplast, complete genome includes:
- the petA gene encoding cytochrome f, giving the protein MQTRNTFSRIKEQITRSISVPLMIYIMTRTSISSAYPIFAQQGYENPREATGRIVCANCHLANKPVDIEVPQAVLPDTVFEAVVRIPYDKQVKQVLANGKKGGLNVGAVLILPEGFELAPSDRISPKMKEKIGNLSFQSYRPNQKNILVIGPVPGQKYNEIAFPILSPDPATKKDVHFLKYPMYVGGNRGRGQIYPDGSKSNNTVYNATGAGIVSKIIRKEKGGYEITITDPSDGGQVVDIIPPGPELLVSEGESIRFDQPLTSNPNVGGFGQGDAEIVLQDPLRVQGLLFFLASVILAQIFLVLKKKQFEKVQLAEMNL; this is encoded by the coding sequence ATGCAAACTAGAAATACTTTTTCTCGGATAAAGGAACAGATTACTCGATCTATTTCCGTACCGCTTATGATATATATCATGACTCGAACATCCATTTCAAGTGCATATCCCATTTTTGCACAGCAGGGTTATGAAAATCCACGAGAAGCGACTGGGCGTATTGTATGCGCCAATTGCCATTTAGCTAATAAGCCCGTGGATATTGAGGTTCCACAAGCGGTACTTCCTGATACTGTATTTGAAGCAGTTGTTCGAATTCCTTATGATAAGCAAGTGAAACAAGTTCTTGCTAATGGTAAGAAAGGGGGTTTGAATGTAGGGGCTGTTCTTATTTTACCGGAGGGGTTTGAATTAGCTCCTTCCGATCGTATTTCTCCCAAGATGAAAGAAAAGATAGGCAATTTGTCTTTTCAGAGCTACCGCCCTAATCAAAAAAATATTCTTGTGATAGGGCCTGTCCCTGGTCAGAAATATAACGAAATCGCCTTTCCTATTCTTTCCCCCGACCCCGCTACTAAGAAGGATGTTCACTTCTTAAAATATCCTATGTACGTAGGGGGAAATAGGGGAAGGGGTCAGATTTATCCCGACGGAAGCAAGAGTAACAATACAGTTTATAATGCTACAGGAGCGGGTATAGTAAGTAAAATCATACGAAAAGAAAAGGGGGGGTACGAAATAACCATAACAGATCCGTCGGATGGAGGTCAAGTGGTTGATATTATCCCTCCTGGACCAGAACTTCTTGTTTCAGAAGGTGAATCCATCAGATTTGATCAACCATTAACGAGTAATCCTAATGTGGGTGGATTTGGTCAGGGAGATGCAGAAATAGTACTTCAAGATCCATTACGTGTCCAAGGTCTTTTATTCTTCTTGGCATCTGTTATTTTGGCACAAATCTTTTTGGTTCTTAAAAAGAAACAGTTCGAGAAGGTTCAATTGGCCGAAATGAATTTATAG
- the psbJ gene encoding photosystem II protein J translates to MADTTGRIPLWIIGTVTGILVIGLIGIFFFGSYSGLGSSL, encoded by the coding sequence ATGGCCGATACTACTGGAAGGATTCCTCTTTGGATAATAGGTACTGTAACTGGTATTCTTGTGATTGGTTTAATAGGTATTTTCTTTTTTGGTTCATATTCCGGATTAGGTTCATCCCTGTAG
- the psbL gene encoding photosystem II protein L, whose translation MTQSNPNEQNVELNRTSLYWGLLLIFVLAVLFSNYFFN comes from the coding sequence ATGACACAATCAAACCCGAACGAACAAAATGTTGAATTGAATCGTACTAGTCTCTACTGGGGATTATTACTCATTTTTGTACTTGCTGTTTTATTTTCCAATTATTTCTTCAATTAG
- the psbF gene encoding photosystem II cytochrome b559 beta subunit — MTIDRTYPIFTVRWLAVHGLAVPTVFFLGSISAMQFIQR, encoded by the coding sequence ATGACTATAGATCGAACCTACCCCATTTTTACAGTACGCTGGTTGGCTGTTCATGGTCTAGCTGTACCTACCGTCTTCTTTTTGGGGTCAATATCAGCAATGCAGTTCATCCAACGATAA
- the psbE gene encoding photosystem II cytochrome b559 alpha subunit, which yields MSGSTGERSFADIITSIRYWVIHSITIPSLFIAGWLFVSTGLAYDVFGSPRPNEYFTDSRQGIPLITGRFDPLEQLDEFSRSF from the coding sequence ATGTCTGGAAGCACAGGAGAACGTTCTTTTGCTGATATTATTACTAGTATTCGATATTGGGTCATTCATAGCATTACTATACCTTCCCTATTCATTGCCGGTTGGTTATTTGTGAGTACCGGTTTGGCTTACGATGTATTTGGAAGCCCTCGGCCAAACGAATATTTCACAGATAGCCGCCAAGGAATTCCATTAATAACAGGCCGTTTTGATCCTTTGGAACAACTCGATGAATTTAGTAGATCATTTTAG
- the petL gene encoding cytochrome b6/f complex subunit VI has product MLTITSYFGFLLVALTITSALFIGLSKIRLI; this is encoded by the coding sequence ATGCTTACTATAACTAGTTATTTCGGTTTTCTACTAGTGGCTTTAACTATAACTTCAGCTCTATTTATTGGTCTGAGCAAGATACGACTTATTTAA
- the petG gene encoding cytochrome b6/f complex subunit V has translation MIEVFLFGIVLGLIPITLAGLFVTAYLQYRRGDQLDL, from the coding sequence ATGATTGAAGTTTTTCTATTTGGAATCGTGTTAGGTCTAATTCCTATTACTTTGGCTGGATTATTCGTAACTGCATATTTACAATACAGACGTGGTGATCAGTTGGACCTTTGA
- the psaJ gene encoding photosystem I subunit IX: MRDLKTYLSVAPVLSTLWFGALAGLLIEINRFFPDALTFPFFSF, encoded by the coding sequence ATGCGAGATCTAAAAACATATCTCTCCGTGGCCCCAGTACTAAGTACGCTATGGTTCGGGGCTTTAGCAGGTCTATTGATAGAGATTAATCGTTTTTTCCCGGATGCGTTGACATTCCCCTTTTTTTCATTCTAG
- the rpl33 gene encoding ribosomal protein L33 — MAKRKDARGTVILECTGCIRNGVNVKKASTGISRYITQKNRHNTPNRLELIKFCPYCYKHMIHGEIKK, encoded by the coding sequence ATGGCCAAGAGGAAAGATGCACGAGGAACGGTGATTTTGGAATGTACCGGTTGTATTCGAAATGGTGTTAATGTTAAGAAGGCATCAACGGGCATTTCCAGATATATTACTCAAAAGAACCGGCACAATACCCCTAATCGATTAGAATTGATAAAATTCTGCCCCTATTGTTACAAACATATGATTCATGGGGAAATAAAGAAATAG